A stretch of Vespa velutina chromosome 8, iVesVel2.1, whole genome shotgun sequence DNA encodes these proteins:
- the LOC124950907 gene encoding cyclin-dependent kinase-like 2 isoform X3, whose product MDKYENIEIVGEGSYGVVMKCRHRETGQVVAIKKFLETEEDAQVRKLALREIRMLKIMHRDVKPENVLVSSNGVIKLCDFGFARLISSSKESYTDYVATRWYRAPELLVGDSRYGKEIDIWAVGCLYAEMMTGDPIFPGDSDIDQLYRITKVLGSIHGRHQVSMGQNFLFRPLRFTTVDELMISQEPLSLRNLFPSWSSVSLDFLSQCLRMDPDARPNCSALLDHFLFLQENFSKKFLKELKIYIAKESYLNPFSRKKIQDRKASILSAKQNFRVCHGSAGKWQMTILNDTKELRNKIEFDNTVEEIQRKLSALQISRPREVCYFGPVSVMPNTTYIQRLELKGLRIKNSKGCSLPALRPKDSIQAKMNSKRKRLDLPSVDH is encoded by the exons atggataaatacgaaaatatcgaaatcgTCGGTGAAGGTAGTTACGGTGTCGTGATGAAATGTAGACATCGTGAAACCGGCCAAGTGGTCgcgataaaaaagtttttagaAACAGAAGAGGACGCTCAAGTTCGAAAATTGGCCCTACGAGAGATTCGGATGTTGAAG attatgCACAGAGACGTCAAACCAGAGAACGTCTTGGTCTCGTCGAACGGTGTGATCAAACTCTGCGATTTTGGTTTCGCACGATTGATCAGCAGCTCGAAAGAATCCTATACGGATTATGTAGCGACGAGATGGTATCGTGCACCGGAACTTCTCGTTGGTGATTCGAGATATGGCAAAGAAATTGATATTTGGGCGGTCGGTTGTCTTTATGCTGAAATGATGACTGGTGATCCAATTTTTCCAGGAGACAGTGACATCGATCAGCTTTATAGAATTACTAAAGTCCTAG GAAGTATTCACGGTAGACACCAGGTATCAATGGGACAAAACTTTCTTTTCAGGCCATTACGATTTACTACTGTTGACGAGCTCATGATTTCACAAGAACCATTATCTTTACGAAATCTCTTTCCTTCGTGGAGTTCTGTGAGCTTGGACTTTCTTTCACAGTGTCTTCGTATGGATCCAGACGCTAGACCCAACTGTTCCGCTTTACTcgaccattttcttttccttcaggAAAATTTCAGTAAGAAATTTCTTAAagagttaaaaatatatatcgctAAGGAGTCGTATTTAAATccattttcgagaaaaaagatcCAGGATCGAAAAGCCAGCATACTTTCAGCTAAGCAAAATTTTAGAGTTTGCCACGGCAGCGCTGGAAA atGGCAAATGACGATCTTAAACGATACCAAAGAATTACGCAACAAGATAGAATTTGATAATACCGTCGAAGAAATACAACGAAAGTTATCGGCTTTGCAAATCAGTCGTCCGCGAGAAGTTTGCTACTTTGGTCCGGTTTCCGTGATGCCTAATACGACTTATATACAAAGGTTGGAGCTTAAAGgtcttcgaataaaaaattcgaaggGTTGTTCTTTACCAGCCTTAAGGCCAAAAGATTCGATACAAGCGAAAATGAatagcaagagaaagaggctGGATTTGCCTTCTGTCGATCATTAA
- the LOC124950907 gene encoding cyclin-dependent kinase-like 2 isoform X2, translating to MIEVFRRRKRFHLVFEFLDHTVLDELERSADGLGLEVSKRYIFQVLRGLNFCHNNHIMHRDVKPENVLVSSNGVIKLCDFGFARLISSSKESYTDYVATRWYRAPELLVGDSRYGKEIDIWAVGCLYAEMMTGDPIFPGDSDIDQLYRITKVLGSIHGRHQVSMGQNFLFRPLRFTTVDELMISQEPLSLRNLFPSWSSVSLDFLSQCLRMDPDARPNCSALLDHFLFLQENFSKKFLKELKIYIAKESYLNPFSRKKIQDRKASILSAKQNFRVCHGSAGKWQMTILNDTKELRNKIEFDNTVEEIQRKLSALQISRPREVCYFGPVSVMPNTTYIQRLELKGLRIKNSKGCSLPALRPKDSIQAKMNSKRKRLDLPSVDH from the exons ATGATCGAGGTTTTTCGCcgtagaaaaagatttcatttggTTTTCGAATTCTTGGATCACACTGTCCTCGATGAATTAGAACGATCTGCTGATGGCCTCGGATTAGAAGTTTCGAaacgttatatttttcaagtaCTTCGTGGCCTGAATTTCTGTCACAATAATCAC attatgCACAGAGACGTCAAACCAGAGAACGTCTTGGTCTCGTCGAACGGTGTGATCAAACTCTGCGATTTTGGTTTCGCACGATTGATCAGCAGCTCGAAAGAATCCTATACGGATTATGTAGCGACGAGATGGTATCGTGCACCGGAACTTCTCGTTGGTGATTCGAGATATGGCAAAGAAATTGATATTTGGGCGGTCGGTTGTCTTTATGCTGAAATGATGACTGGTGATCCAATTTTTCCAGGAGACAGTGACATCGATCAGCTTTATAGAATTACTAAAGTCCTAG GAAGTATTCACGGTAGACACCAGGTATCAATGGGACAAAACTTTCTTTTCAGGCCATTACGATTTACTACTGTTGACGAGCTCATGATTTCACAAGAACCATTATCTTTACGAAATCTCTTTCCTTCGTGGAGTTCTGTGAGCTTGGACTTTCTTTCACAGTGTCTTCGTATGGATCCAGACGCTAGACCCAACTGTTCCGCTTTACTcgaccattttcttttccttcaggAAAATTTCAGTAAGAAATTTCTTAAagagttaaaaatatatatcgctAAGGAGTCGTATTTAAATccattttcgagaaaaaagatcCAGGATCGAAAAGCCAGCATACTTTCAGCTAAGCAAAATTTTAGAGTTTGCCACGGCAGCGCTGGAAA atGGCAAATGACGATCTTAAACGATACCAAAGAATTACGCAACAAGATAGAATTTGATAATACCGTCGAAGAAATACAACGAAAGTTATCGGCTTTGCAAATCAGTCGTCCGCGAGAAGTTTGCTACTTTGGTCCGGTTTCCGTGATGCCTAATACGACTTATATACAAAGGTTGGAGCTTAAAGgtcttcgaataaaaaattcgaaggGTTGTTCTTTACCAGCCTTAAGGCCAAAAGATTCGATACAAGCGAAAATGAatagcaagagaaagaggctGGATTTGCCTTCTGTCGATCATTAA
- the LOC124950907 gene encoding cyclin-dependent kinase-like 4 isoform X1, with translation MDKYENIEIVGEGSYGVVMKCRHRETGQVVAIKKFLETEEDAQVRKLALREIRMLKKLHHENIIDMIEVFRRRKRFHLVFEFLDHTVLDELERSADGLGLEVSKRYIFQVLRGLNFCHNNHIMHRDVKPENVLVSSNGVIKLCDFGFARLISSSKESYTDYVATRWYRAPELLVGDSRYGKEIDIWAVGCLYAEMMTGDPIFPGDSDIDQLYRITKVLGSIHGRHQVSMGQNFLFRPLRFTTVDELMISQEPLSLRNLFPSWSSVSLDFLSQCLRMDPDARPNCSALLDHFLFLQENFSKKFLKELKIYIAKESYLNPFSRKKIQDRKASILSAKQNFRVCHGSAGKWQMTILNDTKELRNKIEFDNTVEEIQRKLSALQISRPREVCYFGPVSVMPNTTYIQRLELKGLRIKNSKGCSLPALRPKDSIQAKMNSKRKRLDLPSVDH, from the exons atggataaatacgaaaatatcgaaatcgTCGGTGAAGGTAGTTACGGTGTCGTGATGAAATGTAGACATCGTGAAACCGGCCAAGTGGTCgcgataaaaaagtttttagaAACAGAAGAGGACGCTCAAGTTCGAAAATTGGCCCTACGAGAGATTCGGATGTTGAAG AAACTGCATCATGAGAATATCATCGATATGATCGAGGTTTTTCGCcgtagaaaaagatttcatttggTTTTCGAATTCTTGGATCACACTGTCCTCGATGAATTAGAACGATCTGCTGATGGCCTCGGATTAGAAGTTTCGAaacgttatatttttcaagtaCTTCGTGGCCTGAATTTCTGTCACAATAATCAC attatgCACAGAGACGTCAAACCAGAGAACGTCTTGGTCTCGTCGAACGGTGTGATCAAACTCTGCGATTTTGGTTTCGCACGATTGATCAGCAGCTCGAAAGAATCCTATACGGATTATGTAGCGACGAGATGGTATCGTGCACCGGAACTTCTCGTTGGTGATTCGAGATATGGCAAAGAAATTGATATTTGGGCGGTCGGTTGTCTTTATGCTGAAATGATGACTGGTGATCCAATTTTTCCAGGAGACAGTGACATCGATCAGCTTTATAGAATTACTAAAGTCCTAG GAAGTATTCACGGTAGACACCAGGTATCAATGGGACAAAACTTTCTTTTCAGGCCATTACGATTTACTACTGTTGACGAGCTCATGATTTCACAAGAACCATTATCTTTACGAAATCTCTTTCCTTCGTGGAGTTCTGTGAGCTTGGACTTTCTTTCACAGTGTCTTCGTATGGATCCAGACGCTAGACCCAACTGTTCCGCTTTACTcgaccattttcttttccttcaggAAAATTTCAGTAAGAAATTTCTTAAagagttaaaaatatatatcgctAAGGAGTCGTATTTAAATccattttcgagaaaaaagatcCAGGATCGAAAAGCCAGCATACTTTCAGCTAAGCAAAATTTTAGAGTTTGCCACGGCAGCGCTGGAAA atGGCAAATGACGATCTTAAACGATACCAAAGAATTACGCAACAAGATAGAATTTGATAATACCGTCGAAGAAATACAACGAAAGTTATCGGCTTTGCAAATCAGTCGTCCGCGAGAAGTTTGCTACTTTGGTCCGGTTTCCGTGATGCCTAATACGACTTATATACAAAGGTTGGAGCTTAAAGgtcttcgaataaaaaattcgaaggGTTGTTCTTTACCAGCCTTAAGGCCAAAAGATTCGATACAAGCGAAAATGAatagcaagagaaagaggctGGATTTGCCTTCTGTCGATCATTAA